A section of the Lagopus muta isolate bLagMut1 chromosome 17, bLagMut1 primary, whole genome shotgun sequence genome encodes:
- the CRYBB1 gene encoding beta-crystallin B1, with the protein MSETTKTTAPGQAAEDKEKAAPAPAPSSDPTPVTNSKGEEPSTEAFRIVIFEQENFQGRQMEFTSECLNLADCGFDRVRSVIVSSGPWVAYEQANMRGEMFILEKGEYPRWDTWSSSYRSDCFMSMRPIRMEAEDHKISLYESADFKGNKMDIQEDDVPSLWAYGFCDRVGSVKVPSGTWVGYQYPGYRGYQYLFETGDFRHWNEWCAFQPQIQSIRRIRDMQWDQKGTFVTPEAPSN; encoded by the exons ATGTCTGAGACCACAAAAACCACTGCTCCTGGCCAGGCTGcagaggacaaggagaaggcgGCCCCGGCACCAGCTCCATCCTCCGACCCCACTCCTGTCACCAACAGCAAAGGGGAAGAGCCCTCCACGGAAGCTTTCAGG ATTGTCATCTTCGAGCAGGAGAATTTCCAGGGCAGGCAGATGGAGTTCACCAGTGAGTGCCTGAACCTGGCAGACTGCGGGTTCGACAGAGTGCGCAGTGTCATCGTCAGCTCTGGACC CTGGGTGGCCTATGAACAAGCCAACATGCGCGGGGAGatgttcatcctggagaagggCGAGTACCCACGTTGGGACACCTGGTCCAGCAGCTACCGCAGCGACTGCTTCATGTCCATGCGTCCCATCCGAATG GAGGCCGAGGACCACAAGATCTCCCTGTACGAGTCTGCTGACTTCAAGGGCAACAAGATGGACATCCAGGAGGACGACGTGCCCAGCCTCTGGGCTTATGGCTTTTGCGACCGTGTGGGCAGCGTGAAGGTGCCCAGCGGAAC CTGGGTCGGGTATCAGTACCCCGGGTACCGCGGCTACCAGTACCTCTTTGAGACCGGGGacttcaggcactggaacgaGTGGTGCGCCTTCCAGCCCCAGATCCAGTCCATCCGCCGCATCCGGGACATGCAGTGGGACCAGAAGGGCACCTTTGTCACCCCCGAGGCGCCCTCCAACTga
- the LOC125701890 gene encoding uncharacterized protein LOC125701890, with product MVSLHLEGYVGRERQWGASGVPMSPPLPGDLNQHRGSNQAGKDTVLPEPCSGGIRSCKVWQATAASSAPIFMPIHNSSPMHTFLHTFARRAAGPAGAAGEEFAWQYLAQGISLESSSTKELYSGQESTQTTVPKPAANWKPESSSRIGLETVPCAALAEEQPDGMGDAARCPRSQIAQVLTASLLPRTTSPMALPQLSPEGTGAQGRDSHLHMDTGAAGPSEAT from the exons ATGGTGTCTTTACACTTGGAGGGGTATGTGGGCAGGGAGCGGCAATGGGGTGCCTCAGGGGTGCCCATGTCCCCACCACTGCCAGGAGACTTGAACCAGCACCGTGGCTCCAACCAGGCAGGAAAGGATACCGTGCTGCCTGAGCCCTGCTCAGGAGGAATTAGGAGCTGCAAGGTCTGGCAGGCCACAGCTGCGAGCTCTGCCCCCATCTTCATGCCTATACACAACTCGTCACCCATGCACACCTTCCTCCACACCTTTGCAC GTAGGGCTGCGGGGCCGGCAGGGGCTGCGGGGGAGGAGTTTGCATGGCAATATCTTGCACAGGGAATCTCTCTGGAAAGCTCCAGCACAAAGGAGCTGTACAGCGGCCAAGAGAGCACGCAGACCACGGTCCCCAAGCCGGCTGCCAACTGGAAGCCAG AATCCTCATCAAGAATAGGGCTCGAGACAG TCCCCTGCGCAGCCCTCGCAGAGGAACAGCCGGACGGGATGGGGGACGCTGCACGGTGCCCACGTAGCCAGATTGCACAG GTGCTCACAGCATCTCTGCTTCCCAGAACCACCAGCCCCATGGCTCTGCCACAGCTCTCACCCGAGGGCACCGGGGCGCAGGGACGTGACAGCCACCTGCACATGGACACTGGAGCTGCTGGCCCCAGCGAAGCCACCTGA
- the CRYBA4 gene encoding beta-crystallin A4, whose product MIQRRRPSSGLWKIVVWDEPFFQGKRHEFTTECYSTPERGFSTVRSFRIESGAWVGFEHCGFQGQQFVLERGEYPCWEAWSGSNAYHVDRMSSFRPIICAEHGRSQLLLFEQENFQGRRGELSDDCPSLPELGWDGSAVGSFLVCSGAWVCSQYPGYRGFQYLLESDSHAGEYKHVREWGSHAQTGQVQSIRRVQQ is encoded by the exons ATGATCCAGCGCCGCAGGCCGTCCTCCGGCCTCTGGAAG ATCGTGGTGTGGGATGAGCCCTTCTTCCAGGGCAAGCGGCACGAGTTCACCACCGAATGCTACAGCACGCCGGAGCGCGGCTTCAGCACCGTGCGCTCCTTCAGGATCGAGAGTGGGGC CTGGGTGGGCTTCGAGCACTGCGGCTTCCAGGGACAGCAGTTCGTGTTGGAGCGTGGTGAGTATCCGTGCTGGGAGGCGTGGAGTGGCAGCAACGCCTACCACGTGGACAGGATGAGCTCCTTCCGCCCCATCATCTGTGCT GAGCACGGGcgcagccagctgctgctgttcgAGCAGGAGAACTTCCAGGGCAGGAGGGGGGAGCTGAGCGACGACTGCCCCTCGCTGCCCGAGCTGGGCTGGGACGGCAGTGCCGTGGGCTCCTTCCTCGTCTGCTCCGGCGC GTGGGTCTGCTCACAGTACCCCGGGTACAGGGGCTTCCAGTACCTCCTGGAGAGCGACAGCCATGCCGGCGAGTACAAGCACGTTCGGGAGTGGGGCTCCCATGCACAGACGGGCCAGGTGCAGTCCATCCGCAGGGTCCAGCAGTGA